From the genome of Medicago truncatula cultivar Jemalong A17 chromosome 2, MtrunA17r5.0-ANR, whole genome shotgun sequence:
tcaaaagcaAAAATAACTCTCatcaattttaacttttttagtttttagggttaaatatgtttttaatcattataaatatatcaattttttctattagtcccttaaaaaaaaaatacatcacaACTTTTATTtcgtacttttttttttgctttcgtaTTGGTTTCCGACCCATCAATGGTGGGCAACAAATCTGACTCATGCGTAGCGGCATGCGCACTAGCCAAGCGTTATTCCCCCTGTGAATCGAATCCGGTATTTCTCGGGTACGTCCTTGGGAGGAGTTCCTTGCCACTGtagcccaagcaacttggtttaTTTCCTACTTTTTAGTCAACTTATGTTTGGTACTcatattttttgatgaaattttccaaaaatataatttatttttttaacaaaacatgaatttttaagcttagaaattcatatttaattcatgttttgttacattttttagtgTGTCATAATATTCTACCAATTTATGGtaaattttattagaaaatatgaagactAAAATGAGTTGACACCAAGAGTGGTAATTAAAAacttttggaggactaaaaatctaacaaatttttattgaaattaaaacaaaaaaatataaagactaaaaacatatatttaaatctagtttttaaaaggaaaaacaaaaatgattttcaaaactgttattttgaaaacagattattagacaagtttttaatttttaaaaactaaaacaaattttgaGAACGGAATAAACATGTCCCCGTGCAACACGTTTTACATCTGAGGCGTGTGTCCCATTTGACCCAAAAATTCAATACTCGtgattatttcttcttcttcttctttttatttaatttaatgagaAAAAAACTTGTGATTGTTAAGCAAAGAAATTAGTAGACATATCACATCACTTGCATGTCgatgaaaaatacattttattttcttcttgatAACATGAAAAAGAAGTGTTATGAACACTTTATTTTTAACACTCTTTTTATTTACtctcttattaattaaaattaatgtgagttattaatttttaaaacgaGGTCTAGATAGAGTGGTGCAATCTATATaagatttcatccaataaaaatataatgttaaaGTGAGCGTTAAAAAAGAGTGTATGTTTCCTTTAACACACATTTGAGCgcattattttttcaacatttatatttgaatttcaaCATTCATAATTGTCAAACATTTATTTAACGCCTCATTTTATATACAAGTAAATAGTATGCCACAAACACTAATCAAGTCCATGGAGCAATTTTTACTCTAGCACAAtctcaaatcaaatttatttaaatacacacacaaatatatttaaaagaagaatAATTTAGtcacattatttaattatttatttatttatttatgagtgTGTGCTCAAATAAATAGTAtacatccaaaaaaaatattgatatgagTTTATGCCCAATACCTATCTCCAAAAATTTGGTACATATCCTCTATCCTTCAATTATTATATCTTATTAATGTATAGATCAACACACAACCACTCACTGGTAGTAGTACAAGTACGACAGGCTGCTAGCCAATAGTTTTTTCTTGTGATCAAAATGCTGgccaataaaattaaaaggttttttttttttttgttgttaattctgttataaatttagaaaaaaaggTTTCTGATAATTTgatgagtttgagagaattatTTTGGGTACGTACATGCAATGCAACACAGGCTTTAGTTTGAACGCTTGTTATTTGTTTGTGGCGGAGACGTATCAACTTGTGGTCCTAAACTCCAAATGTACTCCTGTTGTACCAGCTCATTTAAAAGTGTTTATCgttttttatttggaaaataATGTTCATTCATACACCCCATGTTTaatttgagagagaagaaacaTAATCACAATCTGATTGATAAGTGTTTTGATAAGAggaaaaacataaagaaaaaattaagtgGTGAATGAGTGTTAATTATAAGTGTTGAAAATATTTAATGTCTAACAATTTtctactactccctccgttccataTTAGatgatatagtttttttttaaggaatattagATGATATAGTTGACAATGTGTATTGTTGACCTGACATattttaaccatatttttctactaatatacaaagataaataatattatataagatATTGTTGGATTTGTTTcgattaatattttcaaaatattaaattttcataattcttttaatagataattaaagataaaaaaatatgcattggtatgtgtgATAGAATCAATCATGTCACTTAATATGAGATGGATAGAGTATTAAAATAGGGAATTGTTAACTGATGACTTTTGACACTAATTAAGGAAGCAAATATAATGGTATGTTATAGAAAGTTGTGCGGTCAACTCttcaaaaatctaaaaagaaaatgttattttcaatttaaaactttcttttttttggctTCCTAGAATGACCCATTAATATATGGAAATGCTAACCAGTGCCCTAAGCTCACTAGTTAAGAAGATTAATATAGAAATTATGCATTACAAATTGgtgaaaaatgaaatgtttaACTTTATGAAAGTCAAAAAGgtgttgtttttaataaaaaatttctatttttaatatcCTTAATCATTGTCCTTAGGATACTGGTTAGCAAAACCCGAAAATATATCAGGagtattttcaaataaattcattgattttagtgtttttaatttttctttcataaaaaaacgtGAGTGAGTAACTCACAAGAGGAGATACGTACTACTTATAGACATTAGACATATAGATGATATATGTCTCTCTGTGCTTCGATTGTTCTCTCTAAGATTATTATATATAGATCTAACGGCACTCATACTAAGAATTGGTAGGAGTAAGACAAGCTATTACCAACCAGACTCTATAGAGAATATGGTGAGAACCCCTTATTGTGACAAAAATGGACTAAGGAAAGGCACATGGACACCCGAGGAAGACAAAAAGTTGATTGCTTATGTAACTAGGTATGGCTGTTGGAATTGGCGACAATTACCTAAATTTGCAGGTATAGAAAAGTTATTACAGTTAATAGTTTATGTGTGTTgtatttcttttagtttttgtgcTATATATCTTGGAATTCAGTACTTAATTTGTTTGCAGGTCTTGAAAGGTGTGGGAAGAGTTGTAGACTAAGGTGGTTGAACTATCTAAGGCCAGATATCAAAAGAGGGAGCTTTAgtcatgaagaagaagagacTATCATCAAACTTCATGAAAAATTGGGTAATAGGTACGTACGTATGTATCAACAcaataataatgatatttgtGTATATCATAAACCTATTAAATCACTCTATTTTGCTctccatctctttctctctaatGTATGCATTCAATTTGTGTATATCATATATAAACCTATCAAATCACtctattttttatatctttttatatTCAAATAGTTGATAAAAAGGCACACACATGCCAACAATTAACCTACACGTCCATGAGTTTTTTAGgataaatttgattaaaagcATTTCAACATATTATATTATCCCCATCTTAAATAACATTGCAATAAATTTGACAATGTGAAAATTAATGATTCTACCACtctttaaaattgtagaattttcCAACCGTGGAGATATATccatccattttttaaaaatgtatctCTTAAATTTACACTCGTGCCCTTAATGGATATATAgataatttgatgaattgatttcCCAACAAAATCATTCTTCACTAAAAATCtcttaaaaagttttaaaaaagttttttttgataaaaaaaattcacatatcTACGTTTTACACCTGGAACCCTctgattatttttgtttttttgcatcATTAACCCAAAAAGCTCAAGAACTCAAAAGTTTGAACACCTATGTTAGAATCCTGACTCCGCCATTGTCAGACACCTTTTCCTTACATCCacaaaaacatttcaatataaTGTATTCTCCATCTCAAGTAACATTACATTTAATGATTATATAACTCATTCCGAAATTGTGTACTACTCTAGAATACTCTCACTCGAGAGTTACAAATAACGGTAACACACGTCTCACATATCAAATGATCACCCAAGAATAACGAAGATAAATTTATATCTCTTTATGATAATATCACCTAAGATTGGCATATTTCACATCTTCAAAACTCTCTCTAGTTGAAAAAGGAGAGGAGAGAGTATTGACCTCCGTTTATGAATATGATGTAAAGTGCATAGACATTAATATTGTCCCACCACTCTTTATACATCTTAGAACATACTCTTTGATCTCAACTATACAAAGCTAACAATTTGTTTGGGATTGGGGGTCTTGTTTTATACATAATATTAGGGCTTTAAATGATAATCAAATGATTTATATTAATTGTGCAGATGGACCATGATTTCTGCAAATTTACCAGGGAGAACAGATAACGAGATAAAGAACTACTGGCACACCACCATAAAAAAGACTCTTGTAAAGAATAAGTCAAACACCAAACGTGGAACGAAAAAAGCCAAAGactcaaattcaaaaaatcaccCTACAATGGAAAAACCCAAGAAACTTGGAGAAATGTTAGAGAACAACAGTGATTTCAATATTACGAGTCCACCATCTTCACAACCATCTACAAGTGCATCCTCTTGCATATCATTAATGGACACTGCAGCTACTACTACAATATCATATGAAAATTCTTCTCTTTTTGATGACTATGACGACCTTCCTTTTATGGATGCATATGTGAGTGAAAATTTCTGGACAGAGCCATATATAATAGACAGTTTATATGTCCTTCCAAATGAAGATTCTATATTACTTGAACATGAATACTTTAGTCCTGTATACGATGCAGAACTTTGGAGCCATGGAAAATAAATCGTTACTGTAATGTGGGGGTATACTCTTTTGAAAATGTCCCGTAGATAATATAACATCATTTGCTTCCTATCTTGTCttgtttttataattagaattatatttttttttaatgttgtactctgaaataaaatggcatctcttttgtaacaaaaaaaatggcatctctttctctctctctctctctttttttttttttttttaagaaactctCCTGTTTTTTGTTTACTATGTCTCTATCGCTCTCCcccaattatttatttagtcaACCCGAGTTAACTTGCGATGCAAGTAACTCAAGTGAACTAGTTTGTTTTTGGAGCTTATTACACTTTTGAATATAAATACTCTATGCCTTTAGTTGTTAATGTATGCAATTCACAATttattaaggtttttttttgttattctctCAAAACCTAATCCTGTGTTTAAGGTTTTACAACACAAAAGTTTGCCTTAACTCGTTTTTACCTATTTAACCTTGAATCGTAAACTTGTAATGAGAAATGGTAGCAAAATACATTTTAACTCATACTTttcaacacactctctttgattggttaTAATTCACATGGGACccaccaaatttatatgggaCCCATCTAATTTGGTGGgacccatgtgaattttaaccaatcaaagtgAGTGTGATGGAaagtgtgttgctagcattcctcgatctaaaattaaaattatataaaatttattatacaCATGACATATGTATgctaatataatattgtatATAGGTCAATATTGTAAAATATGACTTAATTATAAAGACAACGTATACATAACCCCCGTAATAAAGAATTACGTTCAacttaacatcaaaatacaaaattaacttacaaaatcataagtttcataAGACTCTAAACCATCCGAAAGAGTAAGTTTCACATGTTGATAAAGTTGTTAATAAACctatccaaaaaataaactagttaatttcttcaaaagttcAATCTTTCTATAAGGTTTCAGAACATCATTATCATCAGTGTCTTCATCTCCAGCTTCATCAAATTCTTCTCCATATATTAAAGGGTTTTCAATATTAGAACCAAATATATGGCTTGAACCCACTTCaacattaatttcaatatcttatgcttaaaaaaaagaattagattttttaagaaaatgacccaatatatatatatatatatatatatatatatatatatatatatataatgtttttataaaCGTAAACTCGATCAAGCTTACCCGAGTTTACATGAGTTTATTGAGTTTAACACGTGTTAGATCGGTCAAACTCATCAAACATTATGATTTCACCAAAAATCAAGTTTACCTCCGATTTAACACGTTTTTGGCATCTAAAAACGTAACACTCGATTTGTGGAACACTGCCTACGCTTCTCAATTTCATATTCTTCTAGTTTGTTCTATCAAATTGGTATCGGAGCCTATCAATTAAGTCAACCACATTTATATGGACACCACTTGTGTACCATTGggataccaatgttatataacattggccAATGAAAGTGTGCCACATAGCAGTTCACAtgcatattttttctatttcctCTTTAGACATTCTTATGTGGCACGCCTTCATTgatcaatgttatataacattggtatccCAATGGTACACAAGAGGTGTCCCATTTATATACAAGCACCAAATCCAAGAATGTTGGAGTGACGTGAGGGGTGTATGGAGAAGAAAATCTAAGTttcacatcggatagataagactttTGATAAGAATTTCAAAAGATGACTAAAGATGAGCCATCTATATGAGGAGACACTCGTCTTTAAAAACTCTTTAAAAACTTTTGAATAATTTTCTctatcatactcacattatattcctactattttttttttctcttattgtttttgactaataaaaaaggataaaaagttatcataaaaattaatatcattattGAACACATCATAAACCAAAACTAAAAAGGACTCAGATACAAATGGCCTCGAGGCCCCAAAGCTGAACACCACGGAAAGAACATGCATTGAGATGATCACAAAGAAAAGCAACCAAACACAAACCCTACACCAATGGGACAATAATACAGAGTACAGACAGCTTAAGCTTGTGGTCAAAATAACCCAACAGAAATTAGTACTAGatgtgtgtatttatttataCGTCGCTTAATACATAGATCACCACACACTCATACTAAGAATTGGTAACAGTAACTATAGGATAGAGAAAATGGTGATCAAATTCAAATGGATTGAACACGCTACCTAGAACCCCATGTTGTGACAAAAATGGATTGTAGAAAGGCACGCGGAAATCTGAAGAAGACAAAAACTTGATATGTAttgacatattttatatttatctgtTTCAATTATACATAACAATATAAACTTCCAAATGTAACTGTGCCTTGTATCTATGGCCGTTATGAGAGTTTAGATATGTGTaaacttaatttttcttttttatgtttaatcattttattatatCTATCCTTTAAACTTTCGGTTGGTCAAAttgtaaataaatttaaaaaatattcataaactgttgataaaattttaacaataattacAATTTATAAAACTTCTTTTGATAGATGCAATAAAAATCATAATGGTTAATGTTATGCTATGTTTTAGATGAGCCGTTTGTTGTAATttggggtctaactcatccttacaaaatcgacttgtgaggtgaggattgtccccacttataaacacattgtcaggccatgtcctatccgatgtgggactcttaacacaccccctcacgaccagcattattgggcttggttcgtggacataaacaGTGGGTGGCCCGATAGcagaaacctgatagcaggtggcccaatgGATCTTGGAGAGGCTCCGATACCATGTTgtaatttggggcctaactcatccttacaaaatcgacttgtgaggtgaggattgcccccacttataaacacattgtcaggtcatgtcttatccgatgtgggactcttaacaccgTTTGTAACActtatatttttgtgatttcacATTAGTCTTAATTCGTTGTTGATTTAGATTCCACCACTAATCGATCCTGTCCACTagaaaaaacacaacaacatgCCCAAGTAACAAATTTTTAGAAATGACTTCTGATCTAAAAGCAAAATTGATCGGCCCAcaatacccaaaaaaaaaaaaaaatcagtcagCCACTGGAGAGGGGACCATAACCATCCCAAAAACTTCGAACAAGACATTAACTTTCAATGTCGAAGCAAAAGCAATCAGCCAACCAGAATATAGACGACAAATCCCTAAGAGAATCAACAGGTGGAGCTATAGTGCAAACATAATCAGATTGGAAAAGGGTCTAaatcgacaacaacccaaaatCGGCAAGAGTTAGCGGCCACAAAGATGGACCCAGTTCAGAAATCAACATGAGCATACAacacaagaaaaacacaaaacccCCTAAAAACAACATAAGCCATAATATTTATGAGATCTAGTGCTAAGGTGTTTCGTTAGTGATCTAGTTCTAtacatttggtgcatttttcataTCTTGAGTTTTACAAATATGTAGATAATTGAATTAGTTTTTTAAGAGTATAAGATTTCTTATTGACCTTAGCTTAGTATTTGATCATTTCTTAGGTTGTGCAATTCCTTTTGAAGTGCAACAAAAGCCATTCAATTCCTAACATACATATCTACATTTCTTATGAATACATTAAAACCtaattatattgttttgatTCTGCAAAATCTCTCTATGAAAATACCCCAACTTTTCATGCGAGCTAAGTTAGTGTGGAGAACCTAACCTATTCCATCTTACGATGTGATGTGATGAGCTCCCTGAGTGATGGTGTTAAAGTCTTTTACCATATTTAAAGGgttaaaatacaatttttccTGTTCTTTCTTAAATAGTAGTACAAAATTGTAAATCAAACTCTAGGCTCCAAGAATCATCTTTTCTAAATAACCTTTAGTGATTCTTGATCAACCTAGTTAATACCCAAAACTTTCTAGTCTAAGAAAGTCAAATCTTTTTACTAAAGCCTATAAGAAAGTCAATTATCACCATAGAAATATCTTATCGTGTAAGTTCTACAAATGAGTAAGTTTCATTCATCCTCAAATTCAGGATTCCTTCATTTGGGTGTAgttaatttatcttttctttttcgaTTATTCCATTGATTATAAATATTTCGCCGTTTTTCTAAGGAAAGGATTTTGTCGTTTTAAAGGTGGGAAATCAAGCTAGAAGGCATTTTGTGGAAGTGGATTTCAATGATTATTGGCCATCTTAGCACATCCTAACCGCCCTATATATTTCACAAATATTAGTGATCTCAACCCTatacattaaaattattatagttTATAGCTGCAAATTAAAAGTGTAGGCCTCAACGCCGATGCTTTAGCATCTGCCAAGCTGACGCTACCCATAAAAAACGAGCCCATTGATTTAACTTGTATCAATTACGTTTTTTTTCCCTATATATGTAAATAAAACTGCATGAATTTTTCCCTACATGTCTCATGCAATCTTGTATTTCTCATTGCTTAATTGAACAATCCATAtaaatttagaaacaaaaatattatgcaTAACACATTGTAAATCATCCCTCGCATATATATCATGAAAATTGGAGTTGGATAGCTTAACATGTTGacatttgtcattcaaaaaaatatgacgaaacttaaataaggaaataccaactagttgaagttgtttataagaaaaatgatttatagaCAATCAATCATCTATTAGAATATACCGAAATTGGTATGATATACTTCCTctattcctttttaagtgtcatttgACTATGAATTTAacgtttttaattaattgtcgTTTTTGATATTCTACGtgtataatttttcaattatactattccaattactcttatctttttcaataaaactaataaattctatctatttaaaaaactaaagttcgcttttttaaacaaagtttttttttttgttcttttttaaaaaaaaattacctatAATAATGATTTTGTGAAGAGTTGAAATTCTATAAATATGAAGATGAGtaacattgtaaaaaaataaaagaacaaattttatggaaaaaataaaagactacGAATGTTTAAATAGAAGAAAGAGTGGAGGACTCATTAAGAcaaaaagaagaaggagaaataGTTGACTATTGTTTGTTATGGAGAGAGAGATAAAgtgtgtttagaaaaataggaatttatttcttaaaaaaataggaatttatTGAAGAAAGAGATAATAACTTTGTTtgttatggaaaaaaaataacacattaaaTTGATTCGAAAGAGAAAGtgtgtgcaaaaaaaataattttatttgtggaTTAAAATGGGGGTATAGTAAGAGGAAAAAAGGTCCATAAATCCACTTTCTTAAATTtgtgttaatattttaaaaccAACCTTAAAAAGGAAGGTGGGAATATCAAAAAGATGTTTGTGTAATAATACCCAAGgatataattgttatatatatatagaccttAATAGTGATATTACTTgatttaaaaattcattttattcttttccttctaaaaaaaaattcattttattctttgatgaaaaaaaattccatgttattatcataaattcattttttattttgacgtGTATTCAACaatgaattgttgtttttaattgtgAATGTATTTCATTTGTAACTCAAGTTGAAAAGGAAAATTAGATAGTcgttttataataataatattagcgTCGTCCCATGTGGCgctaaatttaattaagaatcCAAATGTAGATGTACGAAGGGACATTGACCTTGTAGATTTGGCTAAAGCTAATTAGCGTTGGTCAGGTCGACACTATAAGTGTTGCGTCGAGATGTTTAGCCTACTAACGGTTTGCAGCGAGGAAATAAGCATCAGCTATGACGCAAGGTCGATTATGTTTGCCTTTGTGTTAACTTGCGCTTTTTGTGTGGGCTTTTGCTGACGCTACGGTGCAAAATTCTtagttataattatttattaaagcATTTCCCACCAACCAATAAATTTATCATCATCCATTTTAGTTTTCTATGgtgtaaatttattattaacCATAGATGTTAATTTTAATTGGTCAATATTACAGTTTAAACATTTAAGATTgtttttcaatctttgataaattttcacaagaattattttacaaaaaaaaaaaaaacccttttcAATATTTCACATATTGATGGCTCCGTGATCTATAATGGTTCAACCACCTCATCCTCACATGTGGTCAAATTATGTGCTACTATTAAAATTGTGATAGAGTTTCTtctaactatattttttttatgaatgcttgatttataattttatatcaaatacaaTTCCTTGAGCCAAAAATCTTAAAACCCTAAGCATCAATATCTTCAATTCCTATTGCTGAAATATCTTTAACAATATCCCAATTTGTGAAACCTTTCCAGAATTTGAACTGTCTTAAATCTTGAGCTGTTTGGAATTCAATGAATCCTCCGAGAAACATTTAACACCCTTGAACTTTCAATTGATTGATTATGCACCTCCAACTCATTGAAACACCAAAGAACATAAaagcctaaaaaaaacatttctaggtgaaaataattttcatattcTTTTTCCTTTCACTCTTCCTATTGAACCCTCAATACCAAGAAGATGAACACCCGTACGTCATATAAATATGATCTAAGCTCACACTCAATTTCACCAACCCAAAAGAATCAAAGACTTTTCTTAGGGATTTTCTAACTATGAAGAGAGAATGAGAAATCATGaaattttaagtttcaaaaagtgtgagttttcatttatatatgccaaagaaaatCACCGATGCATAAATAAAAACTGAGTTTCAATAGTGgattaaaatcaacattaaaCAAGTTTTACACAATTTGAATCCAGACTATAAGAAGAGAGTTCCACTTTTGAAAATTGTAATGGATTTAAATCAACATTAAACAAACATTTTACCATGATCTAGCTACTAGAAATAATTTCCACCGGTGGAAATTATGATTTCCACTGAAGATTCAAAAAAATTCCGGTGAGGTTTTCAACATCGATTTGAATCAACATATAAATGATTTAACCAAGATTTGAATCCAAGgtaccagggaccaaaacaacATGAAAAACATACTTTCTATGAAATgtgtgattttaaaaaaatatcctttGATTCTTAAGAAACGGGAATTATTGAGGGACACATCAATGTACATTAATTCTAAACTAAATCTAGTTTTAACATCCATCAAAAGTTTCTCAGGAATTGAGTTTTAAGGTCAAACTCAATTGAAAGTTTCTCAAGAATTCAAGAATTTGCTCCCTTTTTTTATGgaatacttataattttaaaagaaactatttAAGAAGCAACTTGGAAAAGACAATTCTGTATTAACTGACATAACTACGTTTATTTTGCACAACTTGACTACTTCTTTTAGGGGAACTTAACTACTTATTTTAAAGAGtgtgaaatatttttatttgttgctTATACACAAGACCAGAGGATCAAAGTTCTTTGGTCCTCCCTCTAAAACCGCCTTACCTTTTTCTCCCCAAATCAAATCATCTTTTTCAAAGACGTAGTTACAGAGTTGGTGGTGCGACGAGAGATGTTTTTCATGCGCACCACTATCAAACCAACGAGGTTGTAACGTCTCATTTTTGACAATAAAAGTTTAAAACATTTTCATCTTAACTAGAAATTGGCTTTAAAAATTTAgcttaaaacatcaaataaaataaaggcaaAATATTTCTCACAGTCCTTTAAGTTGAATGTTTACAACAAGTAAgtgcttttaatttttttttgtcacaaatTAGTCCTTTTAAGTCACTTAATATTTACATTGTTACCCTTTTTTTAGCCAGCATAGTTAAAAAGGGTTATGAACCATTTAACCTTGAGGGTGTATGTCCAAAAGTGCTTATGACATCAAACAAAATTACT
Proteins encoded in this window:
- the LOC11413233 gene encoding transcription factor MYB14, yielding MVRTPYCDKNGLRKGTWTPEEDKKLIAYVTRYGCWNWRQLPKFAGLERCGKSCRLRWLNYLRPDIKRGSFSHEEEETIIKLHEKLGNRWTMISANLPGRTDNEIKNYWHTTIKKTLVKNKSNTKRGTKKAKDSNSKNHPTMEKPKKLGEMLENNSDFNITSPPSSQPSTSASSCISLMDTAATTTISYENSSLFDDYDDLPFMDAYVSENFWTEPYIIDSLYVLPNEDSILLEHEYFSPVYDAELWSHGK